Within Flavobacteriales bacterium, the genomic segment CCTGCAGATTCATCGTCAAAAATACAGGTTCTACAGAAAGATGTCAACAATCAATCGCTGCTTATTGACAGTTCATCGAAGTCAAGCATCGTAATCGAGCGTGGCGGAACCGCCTTTGGGATAGCTCTGGCAAGTGAGAACGAATCCCTCCTCGACCTCACTGGAGCTGAGTGAGAAATTTTGGCGCATATCTACTTCCCCTTCTAGCACCTGCGCTCGGCACGTGCAGCAGACCCCACCTTGGCAAGCAAAGGGTAGATCTATACCGTGATCCAGACCGATGTCCAAGATGGTCATGTCCGGATCCTTCACTTCCACTTCGAATCGCTCACCATCCAAGATGTAGGTATTGACCAATCCATCACTGGAAGGCACCTCGGCCTTTTGCTCTGAATCGTCAGCTCCTGGAGCAGGAGCCGAGAAGAGCTCGAAACGGATACGCTCGGTAGATACACCCTTCTGTTCCAGATGTTCCTTCATAGAGAATATCATCTCACTGGGACCGCAGAGATAGAATGCGCGAACAGAGAGGACATCTAGACCTTGAGCGATCTGCGAATCCAAACGGGCGATATCCAAT encodes:
- a CDS encoding 2Fe-2S iron-sulfur cluster binding domain-containing protein, producing the protein LDIARLDSQIAQGLDVLSVRAFYLCGPSEMIFSMKEHLEQKGVSTERIRFELFSAPAPGADDSEQKAEVPSSDGLVNTYILDGERFEVEVKDPDMTILDIGLDHGIDLPFACQGGVCCTCRAQVLEGEVDMRQNFSLSSSEVEEGFVLTCQSYPKGGSATLDYDA